One segment of Paenibacillus rhizovicinus DNA contains the following:
- a CDS encoding ABC transporter substrate-binding protein, with translation MNRSLKFKSLVLMASISLAALTACSNSNNGGDNAAGNGNTAAAGNDGTKATNGNAAASGGNAANNGANNAEDDDVTTMSKVSGMTIRIAANWDGTPTPDTPMGAKRLELQKAVEAKYNVKIQYLNIPNEEFQNKMKASILNGSPAAEIWYMGSSDVVPGLAKEGLFLPIDDLISLSDEKQIPVDDFRKYTGYNGKIYGFNTEASVDQIGIFYNRALFEKNGLPDPHTWVESKEWTWDKFREVAKQLTKDTNGDGKPDQWGLTGYAGDWVWFQALANGGHLFDLETGKQTLDDPKTQEAMDFMAKLFTEDKVVADSTWGFLDSFPKGNIGMTPSFSWTGGTWKANMKQDGYGFLPMPLGPGQTDYVNPSRQTNSNFIAKGTKYPEAVMQIWKELQVWDTEAHADEYYNAQYDHDDDIEVAKMLSKNVNFDFFNTINGGLIDQIGNELATGATTAAQAAQKYGPMLQDKADILLKQ, from the coding sequence ATGAACCGATCGTTAAAGTTCAAATCGCTCGTGCTTATGGCCAGTATATCCTTGGCAGCCTTGACGGCTTGCAGCAACTCGAATAACGGCGGGGACAACGCAGCCGGCAACGGAAACACGGCAGCGGCCGGTAACGACGGCACGAAAGCGACGAACGGCAATGCGGCAGCAAGCGGCGGCAACGCGGCTAACAACGGCGCGAACAACGCGGAAGACGACGATGTCACGACGATGAGCAAAGTATCGGGCATGACCATTCGGATCGCCGCCAACTGGGACGGCACGCCGACGCCGGATACGCCGATGGGCGCGAAGCGTCTCGAGCTGCAGAAAGCGGTCGAAGCGAAATACAACGTGAAGATCCAATACTTGAACATTCCGAACGAAGAGTTCCAGAACAAAATGAAGGCCTCGATTCTGAACGGCAGCCCTGCCGCCGAAATTTGGTACATGGGCAGTTCGGATGTCGTGCCCGGCCTCGCCAAGGAAGGGCTGTTCCTGCCGATCGACGATTTAATCTCGCTTTCGGACGAGAAGCAAATTCCGGTCGACGATTTCCGCAAGTACACGGGCTATAACGGGAAGATTTACGGCTTCAATACGGAAGCGAGCGTCGATCAAATCGGTATTTTCTATAACCGGGCGCTGTTCGAGAAGAACGGCTTGCCTGATCCGCATACGTGGGTCGAAAGCAAAGAATGGACCTGGGATAAGTTCAGGGAAGTGGCGAAGCAGCTGACCAAGGATACGAACGGGGACGGCAAACCGGATCAATGGGGACTGACGGGCTATGCGGGTGACTGGGTCTGGTTCCAGGCCTTGGCGAACGGCGGCCATCTCTTCGATCTGGAGACGGGCAAGCAGACGCTTGACGATCCGAAGACGCAAGAAGCGATGGACTTCATGGCGAAGCTGTTCACGGAAGACAAAGTGGTCGCGGATTCGACTTGGGGCTTCCTCGATTCGTTCCCGAAAGGAAATATCGGGATGACGCCGAGCTTCTCGTGGACGGGCGGCACTTGGAAAGCGAACATGAAGCAGGACGGCTACGGATTCCTGCCGATGCCGCTCGGACCGGGACAGACGGATTACGTGAACCCGTCCAGACAAACGAACTCGAACTTCATCGCGAAGGGCACGAAATACCCGGAAGCCGTCATGCAAATTTGGAAAGAGCTGCAGGTTTGGGATACCGAAGCGCATGCCGACGAGTATTACAATGCGCAATACGACCACGACGACGATATCGAAGTGGCCAAAATGCTGAGCAAAAACGTCAATTTCGACTTCTTCAACACGATCAACGGCGGCCTCATCGACCAAATCGGCAACGAGCTGGCAACGGGCGCCACGACCGCGGCGCAGGCGGCTCAGAAGTACGGCCCGATGCTCCAGGATAAAGCGGACATCTTGCTGAAGCAATAG